The DNA sequence GCACTAGCCGTATCTAGCGTTTATGACCAGAACTACAAAAACTCCCTTGCTGGTAAAGGCTTATTAGACTGGAATTACTACCCTTTAACCGATTGGAAACACAGCACATCCAAATCAACAGCCACAGAGGTCATCATCAATTCTGCTGTAAACTATAAGTTTTTTAAGGGCCTGGAGGCTGACCTCCTTTATCAATACCAATGGTCCTCTGGCCAAACAGATAACCTAAATGATGAACAGAGTTATTATACTCGAAATTATATTAACCAATTTGCACAAATTAACGCAAATGGACTGGTCTCATTTATTGTTCCAAAAGGAGGAATATTAGATAAAACAAATAGGTTGACTTATACAAACAGTTTAAGAGGGCAGTTAAATTATAACCAAACATTTAATAAAAATAGAATAAGCGCTCTTGTGGGAGCGGAGACAAGGTCTTCTAATAATAAGATCGAATACAATCGTTTTTATGGATATAATGAAAAAAACCTTACTACCGGATCAATAGATTACACCAAACAATATCCTAATTTTGTCACTGGTAGTACGGGCTTTATTCAACGAAACCAATCTTTAGGAGAACAAAATACCCGATTTGTTTCTTTATATGCCAATGCATCATACACATTTGATGGTAAATATATACTTTCAGGTAGTGCAAGAAGGGATGCCAGCAATTTATTTGGACTAAATACGAACGATCAGTGGAATCCATTTTGGTCTACCGGTTTGGCCTGGGATATATCGAAAGAATCTTTTTACAAATCATCTTTCCTCCCTTTTTTGAAATTACGATCCTCTTATGGGCATAATGGAAATATAAATCCTGCAATGGTAGCTGTTACAACGATTGCATACTACCGGGAAAACTCACCTTATACCAACCATCCTACTGCACGTTTTGACAATTACTACAATCCAAGCTTAAAGTGGGAAAGCACCCGTATGGCAAATTTTGCGCTTGATTTTGCTACACCACAGCAGCGAATTTCTGGATCAGTAGAATATTTCACAAAAAAAAGTGATAATCTTTTTGGATCTACGCCCATTGATTACACCACCGGTATAATGAACATGCTTTGGAATATTGCTGCAATGCAGGGTAGAGGTTGGGATGTTGAACTTAAAACTTTCAATATTGATAAAACTTTCAAGTGGAAAAGTATTTTAAACATGAGCATCTACCATGACAAGATAACGCAATATTACATGAACAATAAGGTGGCTAGAAACTTTGTACAACCAGATATTTCGGCTTTTATTACTGGGTTAGAAGGAATGCCTGTCTATTCTATATTTGGTTACAAATGGGCGGGCTTAGATCCACAGAATGGTGATCCATTAGGATATTTAGAGGGTAATGTTTCAAAAGATTACGCAGATATTCTGAATGCAGATATTAAAGCAGATAATCTACAGTATTTTGGCTCAGCAGTTCCAACCCATTACGGCTCTTTTGTCAATTCATTTTCGTACAAAAACTTCAGTTTAGATGTGGGGATGCTATACAAAATGGGCTATTGGTTCCGAAGAAACTCAATTAACTATACCGCACTATACAACAGCTGGCTAGGACATACAGATTATGAAGAAAGATGGCAAAAACCTGGTGACGAAGCCTTTACAAATGTACCGTCCAACCAATACGTATCAAATAGCAACCGCGATGCTTTCTATAATGGTGCCAGCATATTGGTAGAGAAAGGCGATAATATCCGTTTACAATATATTAATATAGCATATAATCTCACAAGAGACCACTGGGCAAAGATGCCCCTGAAAAATCTAAACGTCTATTTTAACGCTGATAATTTAGGAATTTTATGGAGAGCCAACAAGGCTGGAATAGACCCTGATTACAACATTACAAATACCAATTTAAAACCAAGTATTAATTTTACTTTAGGTCTAAAAGCTAATTTTTAAATTTTATAATTATGAAAACTACAACTATTATAACAATTTCTTTTTTGGTCATGCTCTCACTTTGGGGTTGCACTAGATTTCTTGAAGAGAAATCCGACCTTCAACTTGCAGTGCCACAAACCATACAGGATAACCAGGCATTACTCGATCAGGAGAATGGGATTGTAAGAAATACCGCGTCTAGTGGGGAATTTTCCTCTGACAATATTCATTTTACTGATTCTGAATATGACGCGCTCGCACACGAAGAAAATAAGCGTCTATATACATGGCAGCCAGATCATGTTTCCCCAAGCTCGGACTTTGGAAATGATTGGCAATTTTGCTTCGCTGCAATCTTCACCGCAAATAGTGTGCTCCATAATTTAGAAACCTATCATATAGAAAATGCGGAGAATGTGAAAGGTCAGGCTTTGGCGCTAAGAGCTTCACGCTTTCTCGATGCAGCACAGATATGGTGTCCAGCATATTCCATTGAAACGTCTGGGGCAGATATGGGTTTGCCATTAAGACTTGATCCTGATATGAACCTTCCATCCCAAAGGGCTACAGTAAAGGAAACATACAAGCAGATCGTTGAAGATTTACAACAAGCAATTCCTCTTTTACCTCCTACTCAGACATCGCCAACGCGAATATCAAAAGCAGCGGCTTTAGGCCTACTGGGAAGAACATACTTATATATGGGTGATTATGGAAACGCAGCACACTATACAGAGATGGCATTGTCTCTCCATAACACCTTAATGAATTACAATACGCTCAATCCCGCTGATGCTTATCCTATAAATGACCTGAACAAAGAAGTCATACATCTTACAACCTTTAGAAGAACAGGGTTTCCCAAACAGCCACAAGTAACAAACAGCTTATATCAAACCTACGCTAATAATGATCTCAGAAAGGTTATTTATTTTAAGATGAATAACAACGGTGAAGCTTTGTTTAAAGGAAACTATACAGGGAGCGCATCCAATATAACTGGAATCACAACCGACGAATTGTTTCTTACGGCAGCAGAGTCTTATGCACATCTGAATCAAATACCGACTGCAATGAAATTGCTAAATGATCTTTTGATTACAAGATGGAAAACTGGCACCTTTGTGGATTTTACAGCTTCCACAAAAAAAGATGCCCTAGATATTATTCTTCAAGAACGCAGAAAAGAACTTTTATTTAGGGGCATTCGGTGGGCAGACCTTAAACGATTAAATCGAGACGGGGCAAACATACAGCTTAGCCGCACCGTTAATGGACAGAACTATACATTGCCGTCAAATGACTTACGGTATGCAATCGCAATTCCAGAGGAAATTATTGCAATGAGTGGGATACCACAAAATAAACGATAATAAAAACATAAAAAAGGCTGTCATCATTAAGTAGTGAGACAGCCTCTCTGAATAAAAATGACATCGTCATAAAGTTTTATTCCACGCTATTTAATCCTTAGTTCCTTCAGCTTCCTGCAAAATATATTGGTCGGTTTTTCCACCAATAACATTGGTAAGAGTCTGTCCCTCTGGTACAAAAATTTTACATGGTCTTTCACCACCAGATATACAATTTTCAGAATTATTCATCACATCCCATTTACTCAGCGTGTTAAATGAACTAACAGAAGAGCTGTTGTAGTAATGATAATTTCCTTCAGTTTTCTTTTCATGAGTATTAAAGGACATAACGCTGCTTGTAAAAACAAGAGCAACAATCGCTATTAAATTGAATTTTAAAAATTGATTAAATTTCATGATCCTGGTCTTTTTATACATCAAAAAAGATTACCATAAAAACTTTAGAGATCTGCCCAATCTAGAAAAACAAAAGGCTTTATCAATTTAATGGTACCTATAGCGACTCAGACTTGTTATACCAATACGCCTTTTTCCCTAATCTTCAGCCAGATCTTGATTAGTAAATACATCATACACTTTGGTTGTTAAAGGGAGCCTCCCTGGTTCGGCCAGCTTTCGACCAGCCGATTTTAACGTTAAACAATTAGTGATCTTTGGTGAGCAACCTATTTTTTAAAGGTGTCCACATTTTATTTATTTGTTTTTGACAACTGTATTTTCCGAATAAAAGCTCTTAAAAAGTTATAAAAACACCACACCATCATCACCGACTTGATATAAATTGCTTATATACCATGCTTTATCGTTATAAATTTATATTTCATTACACTGGTACGTTGGTAGAATGGTACATTAGTACATTTAAACACCAACCCATCACCCCTTCCTCACCAACACCCAAACTACCTTCTTCCCGTAATACTCCGGCATTATCTTCCCTTTCGAGAAAACCGCCGTCGTACTGGGAGTTCCGATGATCTCCCATTCTCCACTGCAGGGACAGATTTCTCCGCTGGATACAGTCAAAACTTCTGGTAGTAGGATGCCCATTATTTCAGGAATCATTACCTATTTGATGAAAGATACTTCAGTAATTCCATCAGTTTATCGAGGGCATTTCTCCATTGCCACGGATCTTGTCGTGGTGGATCTGGATCATTTTCATCATCCAGGTGAGAAAACGCGGCTGATAGTGAGAATGGGCTATACTGCTTTTTAGACGTTAACCTTAACTCCATTTTCGACGGATTGTGATGATCTCTTTGATCATGACCCGTACCTAAGATCAGTAGTAAAAAAATACTTAAAATTGCGATTGACTTTTTCATAATAATGATTTTTAAAAGTTAATCCAGCGCTGGTTTTGTGATAGAATTCTAAAGCGAAATTAAAAGAGGATTCTACTAAAAAAAAACATTTGGTGGTAGCATTGATCAATTTAAAGCATCAATTGATCAATGCCACCACCATTTTTTTGGAAATATTCACGACTGTAAGTACTTTTTATGTAAATTCGGTTACCATAATGAACAATAGCTGTTCATATAATAAAATAGGCGACCTGTTTTATAAATAATCATTAAAAGGTGGGGAATATGTGTAGAAACATTCTGCTTTTTGGTATCGTTTTTTTTTGCTGCGCAGTTTCCACTGCGCAAAATTCCGTTGAAGACTACTATACCATTCGAAAAGAGTATGCTCAACTGCGTGAAAATAATGCAAATGCACTTCCTGCAATTGCGATAAGCATCAAATTGGCAAAGAATAAGCAAAATTTTAAACATTTATTTTATGCCTATGAAGATGCAGCCTTATATTCCCCAGACCGGGAGGACAAGTTAAAGTATGCCGACAGCTGTTTATCAACCGCACAGAAAACAAAAGATGCCACGATGATCAGCACCGCTTATTTAGGAAAAGGCATTGTCTATTATTTCAATTTTCGAAAATTCGACAAAGCCCTTGACCATTATCTGCTTGCTGCCAAAAGCGCTGAAAAAACGACCGACGCCTATTTACAGTATAAAATCAAATATAACATCGGGGTCGTTAAAAGTTATCTTGGCTATTATCCGGAAGCCTTGCTCTACTTTCACGAGTGCAAGCTCTTTTTTGAAACCAACTTAAAATCCAATCTTTCCCCTCCCCTGCTATTCAATAATACGAGGGGATACCTCAACACCATCCACCAGATAATGATCTGCGAACGACAATTACACCATTGGGAAAAGGTTGATCGTTTACTAAAAGAAACCGGTCGATACCGCAACAACGCTGACTTTAATCAAGAAAAAGGCTACTTTTTAAAAGAACGCGGCATCGCACTTTTTAACAAAAACCAGTACGAGCAAGCGATAGATTCTCTTATTATAGCAGAAGATATGCTTCAGCACAAAAAAGAAGAAAGCCATCTGGCAGTCACCTACTTTTATCTCGCCAAAGCTTATTTAAAAATGAATAACAGCTCCCTTTCTACCGGATACCTCAAAAAAGTCGACTCCCTGTTTACGCGAAATGAAGCCGTACTTCCTGAAGTCCGAAAAACGTACGAAATATTGTTAAAAAATAAGTACTTAGCGATTTCAGCTCTTGAAAGCGCTCATTATACCGAGCAGTTGATGAAAGCTGATAGCATTTTGCACCACGATCTCCCGAATCTGTCCTCCCGAATCTTCACCGAATATGACACCAAAAGCCTGGTAGCCGAAAAAGAAAAACTCATACAGGCTAAAAACGTTCGAAATACAATCATCACCATCACCACTCTTCTCATCGGGTGCCTTATTTTCTTTCTCTACACAATCAATCAAAAACGGAAAAAGAATTTGCAGAGCTATCAAAATATAGTGCGCCAATATGAAACAGTTACTACTGCCACTCCGGTAACCTCAGTACCCACAACCCCCGATAGAAAATCAACGTACAGCTCGGCGCTCATTGAAAAATTGTTAAAAAAATTAGAAGAATTTGAACTTACCAATGGTTTTATTGTACAGGATATAACATTAGGAAGCCTTGCGTTAGAAATGCAAACTAATAAAACCCATTTGTCATATGTGATTAATGAACACAAACAAATGACATGGCCTACTTACCTTAAAACTTTGCGTATTAACTATATCACTAACTTAATGCTGAGAAATCCTACCTACTTGCATTACAACGTTGGGGTATTGGGTGAAATGTGTGGATACAAGTCCCGTCAGCAATTTGCAAAACAGTTTTGTGAAATTCATCAGTTATCTCCTCTTGAATTCATCAACTTAAGAACAAAAAACAATTAATGCACTGTAGTTTAAACTCTATTTTTTAATAAGCGTACCGTTATGAAGTCCATTCACCTTATCGAAAATACCACTTTATTGTGGCATGATCTTCAACAAAAATGCTCCCTACTCCAAGTTGAAAAAACCAATCCCCTGGAATATGCACAATTTGCATTGATGGAAACCGACCAAGCCGTCCGCACCATAAAATCATGGGTCATCACCCATGATTTTGACTGTTGGGAACATGAGATCACGTTCTTTAAAGAACTTAAACCGAAGTTTATTGCGAAGTTCATGTATTATTCCAAAGTAATCAATGTACTTTCCTCTCTTCCTGCCTCAGGAACTAAGTTTAAAAAAAAGCTTTTCGACACTGAATTTGAACATTTGCACTATTTCGCCGTAGAAAATACGGAGTTCATAAGCTATTTCAGGCGAAAAGCCACCTACTTAGACTCTAAATATTTTCTGCGCTTTAAATATGATTTAGATGTCAAACTTGCCATGGATATGCACAGCTACGATGAGCGTTTCGCCACTTCTCATGACCATTTGGTAGCAACCATTCTTGCGAATGACGAATTTGAATTTTTTCTAAAAACCCAACTACACCAGCTTAAAGAAAACACAGTCAGC is a window from the Kaistella flava (ex Peng et al. 2021) genome containing:
- a CDS encoding SusC/RagA family TonB-linked outer membrane protein, whose amino-acid sequence is MKKILLFLTLCLSLITIAQQQQELKGIVLDNATSAPIADIIVSVADSSQITLTDSEGKFRLKVLSKKVNLILSGKHYESRTVSVKLPQEKILSFTLTPKIFEIEEVTLSTGYQKIAKERATGSFSSVESPLLQQQITTNIIDRLPAIASGVLMSKGTGTSQLMVRGLSSINGPKAPLIILDNFPYEGDINNINPNTVENITILKDAAASSIWGARAANGVIVISTKNARLSLSQKMRLDFTANTTISPKPDLNYLKPITSVDFIDVEKELFNRGYYNNDINSANHPILSPVVNLLNKEKNGLISHESATFEINRLRSIDTRDQYRKYMYQPSVKRQYFLNLSDGTPKLSWLSSLGYDDNKGNLDEGYQRLNLRFQNMWKPLQQLTLSSSTYLTRTANQSGRIGYGGITMKNNAVPYMEFADDSGKALAVSSVYDQNYKNSLAGKGLLDWNYYPLTDWKHSTSKSTATEVIINSAVNYKFFKGLEADLLYQYQWSSGQTDNLNDEQSYYTRNYINQFAQINANGLVSFIVPKGGILDKTNRLTYTNSLRGQLNYNQTFNKNRISALVGAETRSSNNKIEYNRFYGYNEKNLTTGSIDYTKQYPNFVTGSTGFIQRNQSLGEQNTRFVSLYANASYTFDGKYILSGSARRDASNLFGLNTNDQWNPFWSTGLAWDISKESFYKSSFLPFLKLRSSYGHNGNINPAMVAVTTIAYYRENSPYTNHPTARFDNYYNPSLKWESTRMANFALDFATPQQRISGSVEYFTKKSDNLFGSTPIDYTTGIMNMLWNIAAMQGRGWDVELKTFNIDKTFKWKSILNMSIYHDKITQYYMNNKVARNFVQPDISAFITGLEGMPVYSIFGYKWAGLDPQNGDPLGYLEGNVSKDYADILNADIKADNLQYFGSAVPTHYGSFVNSFSYKNFSLDVGMLYKMGYWFRRNSINYTALYNSWLGHTDYEERWQKPGDEAFTNVPSNQYVSNSNRDAFYNGASILVEKGDNIRLQYINIAYNLTRDHWAKMPLKNLNVYFNADNLGILWRANKAGIDPDYNITNTNLKPSINFTLGLKANF
- a CDS encoding RagB/SusD family nutrient uptake outer membrane protein; the encoded protein is MKTTTIITISFLVMLSLWGCTRFLEEKSDLQLAVPQTIQDNQALLDQENGIVRNTASSGEFSSDNIHFTDSEYDALAHEENKRLYTWQPDHVSPSSDFGNDWQFCFAAIFTANSVLHNLETYHIENAENVKGQALALRASRFLDAAQIWCPAYSIETSGADMGLPLRLDPDMNLPSQRATVKETYKQIVEDLQQAIPLLPPTQTSPTRISKAAALGLLGRTYLYMGDYGNAAHYTEMALSLHNTLMNYNTLNPADAYPINDLNKEVIHLTTFRRTGFPKQPQVTNSLYQTYANNDLRKVIYFKMNNNGEALFKGNYTGSASNITGITTDELFLTAAESYAHLNQIPTAMKLLNDLLITRWKTGTFVDFTASTKKDALDIILQERRKELLFRGIRWADLKRLNRDGANIQLSRTVNGQNYTLPSNDLRYAIAIPEEIIAMSGIPQNKR
- a CDS encoding helix-turn-helix domain-containing protein, with amino-acid sequence MCRNILLFGIVFFCCAVSTAQNSVEDYYTIRKEYAQLRENNANALPAIAISIKLAKNKQNFKHLFYAYEDAALYSPDREDKLKYADSCLSTAQKTKDATMISTAYLGKGIVYYFNFRKFDKALDHYLLAAKSAEKTTDAYLQYKIKYNIGVVKSYLGYYPEALLYFHECKLFFETNLKSNLSPPLLFNNTRGYLNTIHQIMICERQLHHWEKVDRLLKETGRYRNNADFNQEKGYFLKERGIALFNKNQYEQAIDSLIIAEDMLQHKKEESHLAVTYFYLAKAYLKMNNSSLSTGYLKKVDSLFTRNEAVLPEVRKTYEILLKNKYLAISALESAHYTEQLMKADSILHHDLPNLSSRIFTEYDTKSLVAEKEKLIQAKNVRNTIITITTLLIGCLIFFLYTINQKRKKNLQSYQNIVRQYETVTTATPVTSVPTTPDRKSTYSSALIEKLLKKLEEFELTNGFIVQDITLGSLALEMQTNKTHLSYVINEHKQMTWPTYLKTLRINYITNLMLRNPTYLHYNVGVLGEMCGYKSRQQFAKQFCEIHQLSPLEFINLRTKNN
- a CDS encoding RteC domain-containing protein gives rise to the protein MKSIHLIENTTLLWHDLQQKCSLLQVEKTNPLEYAQFALMETDQAVRTIKSWVITHDFDCWEHEITFFKELKPKFIAKFMYYSKVINVLSSLPASGTKFKKKLFDTEFEHLHYFAVENTEFISYFRRKATYLDSKYFLRFKYDLDVKLAMDMHSYDERFATSHDHLVATILANDEFEFFLKTQLHQLKENTVSEVTSPNSLHWTASKAALTELIFALHHTNCFNGGNADLSQTVRWFENKLEIDLGNYHKTMTEIGNRKTNQTKFIQLLQDNLNAYLEALEN